A window from Leptospira meyeri encodes these proteins:
- a CDS encoding PP2C family protein-serine/threonine phosphatase, translating into MRELAITILSSLLFFLILLFSFIGFQNNSKRLPFYHYPSGLIVNIGDGNRAHWGNSVVQDDLEKFESITDFSNINSFPLHIKDHNGEIYEENFKLTTIRKTDVLGVFFSDLFLAFFSLAIAVYFYYSTRDALIFGFFFNFGLIILSNVFVLTFNNSIFLFVLTLYLGSFLQYHLIYRLRGKEINSKWLLPQVLISFIMAMIASQEKYDMLLIERVVLVAHAITVLFGSINIFANVYDIIKSKPQEEALIKRIVLVFSIFLYVALPISILFFDGYPWFFVHRTLFILTYLLFILSFFYGTYRYTFVPSLVIFTPSIVTLILVSIILGTYIGSIFILDYILPIRYLKDRWVFNLIYLFLVTAYLIPLKLKVKELFDYWFFEQNPKLSEGINKITALLSSPLSMRKTILTINRTVKETVNVSNIIILIPGDQFASTDLKNINFVRISPQSEIWNYFKSTDRVTVTSHLEYGIGLRETLYNFLKGLNVQLAFPAYDSSSNKKNIQAMILIGEKLDKKYFSIGELKFINEVVKISGMLLENYSLLEDEIQKRKIVRDIQTASIVDNTLRLILPSEVKGIDYGYISKPAVGISGDYLDIIPVSQTKMIVLLGDVAGHGLGTGFLVSAIKGIVREQLRNGTSLEGLFREINSFFRARYKGNEFMTLLGGIFDSKENIFKYVNAGHLSLIEMRADGQIKLHSKTQRVLGILETDYHAQELKLLPGTKLFLYSDGITEAFSERDEIFGEETLIEFLHFNAQKTVKEIPTLLDAKMTNFRGNREQSDDITFIGLSFTPN; encoded by the coding sequence ATGAGAGAACTTGCCATTACCATACTGTCTTCTCTTTTGTTTTTTTTGATTCTCCTTTTTTCATTTATTGGGTTTCAAAACAATTCAAAACGATTGCCTTTTTACCATTATCCATCTGGCCTAATCGTAAATATTGGGGATGGGAACCGTGCCCACTGGGGAAACTCTGTGGTACAGGATGATTTAGAAAAATTTGAATCGATTACCGATTTTTCAAATATTAACTCTTTTCCATTGCATATCAAAGACCACAACGGAGAAATTTATGAAGAGAATTTCAAACTAACCACGATTCGCAAAACAGACGTTCTTGGAGTATTTTTTTCTGATCTATTTTTAGCCTTTTTTAGTTTAGCCATCGCAGTTTATTTTTATTATTCCACAAGAGATGCTTTGATCTTTGGTTTTTTCTTTAATTTTGGACTCATCATTCTTTCCAATGTCTTTGTATTAACCTTTAATAATTCGATTTTCCTATTTGTGTTAACTTTATACTTAGGAAGTTTTTTGCAGTACCATTTGATTTATAGACTTCGTGGAAAAGAAATTAATTCAAAATGGCTTTTACCTCAAGTGCTAATCTCTTTTATTATGGCAATGATCGCATCACAAGAAAAATACGATATGTTGCTTATCGAAAGAGTAGTTTTAGTTGCACATGCTATCACCGTTTTATTCGGTTCAATCAATATTTTTGCTAATGTGTACGATATTATTAAATCAAAACCACAAGAAGAAGCGCTGATCAAAAGAATTGTTTTGGTTTTTTCTATTTTTCTTTATGTAGCTCTTCCAATTAGTATTCTCTTTTTTGATGGATACCCTTGGTTTTTTGTACATAGAACTCTTTTTATCTTAACATATCTTTTATTTATTCTTTCTTTTTTTTACGGGACATATCGCTATACGTTTGTCCCTTCTTTGGTTATTTTTACTCCCAGCATTGTCACTTTAATCCTTGTTTCTATCATTTTAGGAACGTATATCGGCTCTATATTTATTTTGGATTATATTCTTCCGATTCGATATCTAAAAGATCGTTGGGTATTTAATCTCATTTACCTTTTTTTAGTTACTGCCTATTTGATTCCACTGAAACTCAAAGTGAAAGAATTATTTGATTATTGGTTTTTTGAACAAAATCCAAAACTTAGTGAAGGGATAAATAAAATCACCGCACTTTTATCTTCTCCACTTTCCATGAGAAAAACAATTCTCACCATCAATCGAACGGTAAAAGAAACTGTAAATGTTTCTAATATCATCATCTTGATTCCAGGAGATCAATTTGCAAGTACCGATTTGAAGAATATAAATTTTGTACGAATCTCTCCTCAATCGGAAATATGGAATTATTTCAAAAGTACAGATCGAGTGACTGTTACTTCACATCTCGAATATGGGATTGGATTACGTGAAACCTTATATAATTTTTTAAAAGGGCTCAATGTCCAATTAGCATTCCCTGCTTACGATTCTTCCTCTAACAAAAAGAATATCCAAGCAATGATTCTGATTGGAGAAAAGTTAGATAAAAAATATTTTTCTATCGGAGAATTAAAATTTATCAATGAAGTTGTTAAAATTTCTGGAATGTTACTCGAAAACTACAGTTTATTAGAAGATGAAATTCAAAAGCGAAAAATTGTAAGGGACATTCAAACTGCATCCATCGTTGACAATACACTTAGGCTCATTTTACCGAGCGAAGTCAAAGGGATTGATTATGGTTATATTTCCAAACCAGCCGTGGGAATTTCAGGAGATTATTTAGACATCATTCCAGTATCTCAAACAAAAATGATCGTTTTGTTAGGTGACGTAGCTGGACACGGACTTGGAACTGGTTTTTTAGTTAGTGCCATCAAAGGAATTGTAAGGGAACAACTCAGAAATGGAACTTCCCTAGAAGGATTGTTTCGAGAAATCAATTCGTTTTTCCGTGCGCGATACAAAGGAAATGAATTTATGACTCTCCTCGGTGGAATTTTTGATTCTAAGGAAAATATTTTTAAGTATGTAAACGCTGGCCATTTATCTCTCATCGAAATGCGGGCCGATGGACAAATCAAATTACACTCCAAAACGCAAAGAGTTTTAGGAATTTTAGAAACTGATTACCATGCCCAAGAATTAAAATTACTTCCGGGAACAAAACTTTTCCTTTATTCGGATGGGATCACCGAAGCCTTTAGTGAACGAGATGAAATTTTTGGTGAAGAAACTCTCATTGAATTTTTACACTTTAATGCACAAAAAACTGTAAAAGAAATTCCAACATTATTGGACGCCAAGATGACAAATTTTCGCGGGAACCGCGAACAATCGGATGATATTACATTTATTGGTCTCTCTTTTACACCCAACTAG
- the argJ gene encoding bifunctional glutamate N-acetyltransferase/amino-acid acetyltransferase ArgJ, with amino-acid sequence MKFPLGFYSFGKNIGIKDTSLDFAVIYSENRCKAAAVFTRNNFPGAPIYVGRDHIKDGYLQAIVINSKNSNVATGEQGIQNSYQICTELGKALGIPAKDILPSSTGVIGVPLPIEKILNACSTAKAYLKPGNLDEVAEAIMTTDTRKKISYRTITNQAGEGVMFGIAKGAGMIEPNMATMLSYILCDYLPESGDLQTILKRVVDVTYNCVTIDSDTSTSDTVVLMCSGLLGSIPDDVFESHLKEIATDLSKMIARDGEGASKLIELTVSHGRDDSQVTKIGKSILNSPLVKTAIYGGDPNWGRFIMAIGKVFDEPIPYDSLEIQLGGIAVKGADNDTKTKLAEYLKSNEEIHISVVLNTGSFQKTFWSCDFTEGYIQENAYYTT; translated from the coding sequence ATGAAGTTTCCATTGGGATTTTATTCCTTCGGCAAAAACATAGGGATCAAAGACACAAGTTTAGATTTTGCAGTTATTTATTCAGAAAATCGATGTAAGGCGGCAGCCGTTTTCACAAGGAATAATTTTCCTGGAGCACCCATTTATGTGGGCCGTGACCATATCAAAGATGGGTATTTACAAGCCATCGTCATCAACTCAAAAAACTCCAATGTCGCAACCGGAGAACAGGGAATCCAAAATTCTTACCAAATTTGTACAGAACTTGGTAAAGCTTTAGGAATACCTGCAAAAGACATCCTCCCTTCGTCCACAGGTGTGATCGGGGTTCCACTCCCAATTGAAAAAATTCTTAACGCCTGTTCTACGGCAAAGGCATATCTGAAACCAGGAAATTTAGATGAAGTGGCAGAAGCAATCATGACAACTGACACTCGTAAAAAAATCTCTTATCGTACGATCACAAACCAAGCAGGTGAAGGAGTTATGTTTGGAATTGCCAAAGGGGCAGGAATGATTGAGCCAAACATGGCGACCATGTTGTCTTATATTCTTTGTGATTACCTTCCCGAATCTGGAGATCTTCAAACAATCTTAAAAAGAGTGGTAGATGTTACTTATAATTGTGTCACAATTGATTCTGATACTTCCACGAGTGATACAGTAGTACTTATGTGTTCAGGACTTCTTGGATCCATTCCTGATGATGTTTTCGAATCTCATTTAAAAGAAATTGCCACCGACCTTTCCAAAATGATTGCCCGCGATGGAGAAGGAGCCTCCAAACTCATTGAACTCACTGTTTCCCATGGTAGAGACGATTCTCAAGTGACAAAAATTGGAAAATCCATTCTCAATTCTCCGCTTGTGAAAACAGCCATTTACGGCGGAGATCCCAATTGGGGAAGGTTCATAATGGCAATTGGAAAAGTTTTTGATGAACCAATTCCTTACGATTCTTTAGAAATTCAATTAGGAGGAATCGCAGTTAAGGGTGCAGACAATGACACCAAAACAAAGTTAGCCGAATATCTAAAATCAAATGAAGAAATTCATATTTCCGTTGTATTAAATACAGGATCTTTCCAAAAAACTTTTTGGAGTTGTGATTTTACAGAAGGATATATCCAGGAAAACGCATACTACACAACATGA
- a CDS encoding HAMP domain-containing sensor histidine kinase translates to MRSFFSTLLLLNWGLLLVLLTLALGVFYIYDLVVPAVRPLILFGFVLISIFGTFYISTNIAMRITDPLATVEKKTKEINAGDFGVELSSPDIRELATLTSSINEMAKRLKVQFLDLTVEKEKFNYLLQNLKEGVFAIDRNEKFLFLNRNISDTLIQKNSQFKDYVPSIKNKELLSFIKDKIHHGVEGKTEFQDGLHFYTARIYPIKSDSMIQLYIGVLSDITEDRQNQLIREQFFQNASHELKTPITSIKGYAETLEYKLKLPQDSNERKFLDAILRNTDRLIRIVEDMLTVSRLENHKTVLNLTEFSLYDLVKNVSESLGVIYSQKKQNLVLNIPPDFRVKADRLLLEDLLVNLISNASAYSPEGSSVIVRTSSTVDKNQIQVVDQGIGISAEDAERIFERFFRVDTNRSRKEGGTGLGLSIVKHIARLHSGEVSVSPNPQGGSIFTFEFPKK, encoded by the coding sequence ATGCGTAGTTTTTTTTCTACATTACTTTTACTCAACTGGGGTCTTTTACTTGTTTTACTGACCCTGGCCCTGGGTGTATTTTATATTTACGATCTAGTTGTACCCGCAGTACGACCACTGATTCTCTTTGGTTTTGTTTTAATTTCTATTTTCGGTACGTTTTATATTTCCACGAACATTGCGATGCGAATTACAGATCCGCTAGCAACGGTAGAGAAAAAAACCAAAGAAATCAATGCTGGAGATTTTGGTGTTGAACTATCTTCACCTGACATCAGAGAACTCGCAACACTGACTTCTTCCATCAATGAAATGGCAAAACGACTCAAAGTCCAATTTTTGGATCTGACAGTTGAAAAAGAAAAGTTTAATTATTTATTACAAAATTTAAAGGAAGGTGTGTTCGCAATTGATCGAAATGAAAAATTTTTATTTTTAAATCGTAATATTTCTGATACTTTAATTCAGAAAAATTCTCAATTTAAAGATTACGTTCCTTCCATTAAAAATAAGGAACTTCTTAGTTTCATTAAAGATAAAATTCATCATGGTGTAGAAGGAAAAACCGAGTTCCAGGATGGTTTGCATTTTTACACGGCGCGCATTTATCCAATCAAATCTGATTCCATGATTCAACTTTATATTGGTGTGCTTTCAGACATCACGGAAGATAGACAAAACCAACTCATCCGAGAACAGTTTTTTCAAAATGCTTCCCATGAATTAAAAACTCCCATAACATCGATTAAAGGTTATGCAGAAACTCTGGAATATAAATTAAAACTTCCACAGGATTCAAATGAAAGAAAATTTTTAGATGCCATTCTCCGAAATACAGATCGACTCATTCGGATTGTGGAAGATATGTTAACTGTTTCCAGGTTGGAAAATCATAAAACAGTTTTGAACCTAACTGAGTTTTCTCTGTATGATTTGGTAAAAAATGTATCCGAATCCTTAGGAGTGATCTACTCTCAGAAAAAACAGAATTTAGTTTTAAACATCCCCCCTGATTTTCGTGTGAAAGCGGACAGGCTCCTTCTCGAAGACTTATTGGTGAATCTAATTTCCAATGCTTCTGCTTATAGCCCAGAAGGTTCCAGTGTCATTGTCAGGACATCCTCTACAGTTGATAAAAACCAAATCCAAGTGGTGGACCAGGGAATCGGCATTTCCGCAGAAGATGCAGAACGAATCTTTGAGCGTTTTTTCCGTGTGGATACCAACCGCTCCAGAAAAGAAGGTGGGACAGGACTTGGACTGTCCATAGTCAAACATATTGCAAGGCTCCATTCGGGCGAAGTTTCCGTATCTCCCAACCCCCAAGGTGGCTCCATTTTCACCTTTGAATTCCCCAAAAAATAG
- a CDS encoding response regulator produces the protein MKILIVDDEEDIAGLIQFHLEEEGFQTEVCHNGMEVLPRLEKNLPDGIILDLMLPGIGGMDLCKRIKEKYPHIPILMVTAKTGETDVVLGLELGADDYIRKPFNIRELVARVRTVTRRTTDPNQEVQGTISTGKIQINPTAHKVFVEGTEIDLTLIEFKLLQLFAGNPGVAFSRDKLLDRIWGKDVFVTDRTVDVNIKRLRDKLLSEKERLETIRGVGYRFRDA, from the coding sequence ATGAAAATACTAATTGTAGATGACGAAGAAGACATTGCAGGGCTCATCCAATTCCATTTAGAGGAAGAAGGATTCCAGACCGAAGTTTGTCACAATGGGATGGAAGTCCTCCCACGTTTAGAAAAAAACCTCCCGGATGGAATCATCTTAGATTTGATGTTACCGGGAATCGGTGGGATGGATCTTTGCAAACGCATCAAAGAAAAGTACCCTCATATTCCTATTTTAATGGTAACAGCAAAAACAGGGGAAACAGATGTAGTTCTTGGTCTTGAATTGGGTGCTGACGATTACATTCGTAAACCATTTAACATCCGGGAACTTGTTGCTCGAGTAAGAACCGTTACACGAAGAACTACTGACCCAAACCAAGAAGTCCAAGGAACTATTTCCACTGGAAAAATCCAAATCAATCCAACCGCACACAAAGTGTTTGTAGAAGGTACTGAGATAGATCTTACTTTAATCGAATTCAAACTATTACAACTGTTTGCTGGAAATCCTGGTGTTGCTTTTTCTCGGGACAAACTACTGGATCGAATTTGGGGAAAAGATGTTTTTGTTACTGATAGAACTGTTGATGTAAACATCAAACGCCTCCGTGACAAATTACTTTCCGAAAAAGAAAGACTAGAAACCATTCGCGGGGTCGGTTACCGATTCCGAGATGCGTAG
- a CDS encoding RNA polymerase sigma factor, producing MLMKRYQGMVYSQAKKAFFTDEEAEDFTQEVFLQTYESLSKFRGESQFSTWLFQIARFRLTKVYKKKKLPLADWQEDITFVADKKGTSVVDILDKEETSHTLRSLISKLPKSYQMPILLHYFENKPLKEIASDLNIKLGTIKSHISRGKDLLRKWWSHENKG from the coding sequence GTGCTTATGAAGCGCTACCAAGGAATGGTGTATTCCCAAGCTAAAAAAGCCTTCTTCACCGACGAAGAAGCCGAAGATTTTACCCAAGAAGTTTTTTTACAAACTTATGAGTCACTTAGTAAATTCCGCGGTGAATCACAATTTTCCACATGGTTATTTCAAATCGCTAGATTTCGCCTAACAAAAGTTTATAAAAAGAAAAAACTACCTCTTGCAGACTGGCAAGAAGACATCACTTTCGTTGCTGATAAAAAGGGAACATCGGTTGTTGACATCTTAGATAAAGAAGAAACAAGTCATACACTTCGATCGCTAATTTCCAAATTGCCAAAATCATATCAAATGCCGATTCTATTACATTACTTTGAAAACAAACCTCTCAAAGAAATTGCTTCTGATCTCAATATAAAACTTGGTACGATCAAAAGCCATATCTCAAGGGGAAAGGACCTTTTAAGGAAATGGTGGTCACATGAAAACAAAGGTTAA